AATAGGTTTAATAAATGTTGTATCATATGTATGGGTTAAGAAGCCTTTTACTGTGTATACAGGGTTTCTAAACTGGGGGCAGCACATATATAGCTTACTAGGCTTGAGCAGTCTAGCGGATACGCCTAAGACCTCGCCTCTTCTAGACCCTACAAGTGCTGGCGATATAGGGGCTATTTTAGGTGCTATGATAGCTGCTATACTATCTAATGAATTCCGTTTACGGGGGGTAGATAGACTAGGAGTTATTGAGAGTATTGTTGGGGGTGTTTTAATGGCTCTGGGAGTTTCAATGTCGTTTGGATGCAACTGGGGAGGCTTTTTATCTGCTATAACATCTTGGAGTCTACATGGATATGCATTCCTATTAGGAGCCTTAGCAGGTGGCTATCTAGGACAAAGATATGTGCTGTGGAGAGCTGAGAAAACATTTAGACTAGAATCAAAAGTTGATCTCTCGATAGGCTCCGGCTATGAGAGAAAGCGTGAAGCTGGCCAATATGGCGTATTGTTGGTTATACCACTAACAATAATAATTTTAGCATCTATTTACTACGCCTATATGAAAAGCTATATGATTGGTGGATTACTAATAGGCGTAACCATGGGCATGATACTACAGAGAGCAAGATTCTGCTTTGCAACAGCATTTAGGGATTTGTTTGGTGGCCCAGAGGCTCTAAGGGCAATCAACATTCATAAGGGAATTGCTGTAGCAATGCTTGTAGGGGCTACGGGTGTTTTTGCACTAAAATACATGGGTTTGGCTGATATATGGATACTTGTCTCACCTGTTTATATAACTAATGTGATTGGAGGAGCCATATTTATATTTGGAGCTATTATGGTTGGTGGTTGTGCATCGGGAATTCTATGGCGTATAGGCGAAGGCCATTTGAAAGCACTGATAGGATTGATATCAACAGTTTTAGCATATCCAATGTTTGTCAATATTATTAGCAAGCGCTTAGTTACATACCCAAGAATCTTTATGCCAGGTGCGGTTGGCTGGATTGCTGCATATGCAATATTCATAATATTCATATCTATATATCTAATGCTTCTTCTCTATCAAGAGTATAGACTGCAGAGAGAAAGGGGCTTGTCACAACGCTAATCCTTTTACGAATTCCAATTTCCTTTTTATCCAACTTTCATAGTTCAAAACCCATCTAAATTTGTTTTAGAATCTACAGACATGTCGCAAGCGTTACATTAAAAACACTTGTATAGCTATTTTGAGTTTGGGTGGCTCTATGGCTAAGAGTAATTTGGTGCAAATTGCAAGAGCTTTAATATCATTGGTTAGAAGTGGTTGGATGCTAAGGGGTGTTCCCAGTGGTATTGCCGAGTCTGTTGCTAACCACAGTTTTCTAACAGCATATATATGCATAGAGATTGGCAGTAAAATTGAGGGCGTTAACATAGGCAAG
The sequence above is drawn from the Ignisphaera sp. genome and encodes:
- a CDS encoding YeeE/YedE thiosulfate transporter family protein; protein product: MVDHTINDRANTKDVISFKKYLESNYFRKVFGSDGWPIVVAGILIGLINVVSYVWVKKPFTVYTGFLNWGQHIYSLLGLSSLADTPKTSPLLDPTSAGDIGAILGAMIAAILSNEFRLRGVDRLGVIESIVGGVLMALGVSMSFGCNWGGFLSAITSWSLHGYAFLLGALAGGYLGQRYVLWRAEKTFRLESKVDLSIGSGYERKREAGQYGVLLVIPLTIIILASIYYAYMKSYMIGGLLIGVTMGMILQRARFCFATAFRDLFGGPEALRAINIHKGIAVAMLVGATGVFALKYMGLADIWILVSPVYITNVIGGAIFIFGAIMVGGCASGILWRIGEGHLKALIGLISTVLAYPMFVNIISKRLVTYPRIFMPGAVGWIAAYAIFIIFISIYLMLLLYQEYRLQRERGLSQR